The following is a genomic window from Halopelagius inordinatus.
GCAGAGGCGTTCCGCGACGCGGGATATCGGACCGCCTGCGTCTCTCCGAACCCGCAACTGACCGAGGCGACGGGCCTCGACCGAGGATTCGACCACTTCCACTACCTCAGTAAGGACACGCTCGTCGACGAGGCCGGGATTCCGACGATGATCAAGTATCTGGCCGGTCTCCGGCGGTACTCCGCGGGCTACACGACCGACACGCGGAAACACTCTATCGGCTACCTCGACAGGGCGCTGACGAAGCGTCACGTCGACGCGGCCGCCGAGGAGGGAACGCCGCTCTTTCTGTACACCCACCTCGGCGACAGCCACCACCCGTACCACCCGCCGCGACCCTACCAGGACGCGTTCGAAGACGGGTTCGACATGAGCCTCGACGACGCCTTGGAGACGTCGATGGACATGTCCGAACACATCTACGAACACATGGCCAGCGGGCTCCCGTTCTCTGACGACGAGTGGAACGCCATCCACGCGATGTACGACGCGGAGATACTCGGCGTCGATCAGACGACCCGACGCATCGTCGAGTACGCCGAGTCGCGACTCGACGACCCCATCGTCGTCGTCACCTCCGACCACGGCGAACTGCTCGGCGAGTCGGGGCTCCTCGCGCACATGATATCGGTCGAAGACGCCGTCTCGAACGTCCCGATGGTCGTCTCCGGCGTCCCCGGCCTCTCCGGCGTCCACGACGAAATCGTCCAGCACGCCGACGCGATGCAGACCGTCCTCGAAGCGGCCGGCGTCGATTTCGACCTCCCCGTCGGCTACGACCTGCGCGAGAACGACCGCGAGTTCGCCGTCACCCAACGGAGCGGTGCCCGCGCGCGAGGGAAGTTCGCGAAGCTAGCCGAGTCAGGCGACGCCTTCGACGAGAGCCGGTACCACTCCGACGACGTCACCAGCCTCCGAACGCCCGAGTTCCGGTACACGCGAAGCACGGACGGCGACGAACTGTTCTCGGTTCCCGACGAGACGGACGTCGGCGACGACCGCCCCGAACGCCGCGCGGAACTGGCCGAGGTGTGCGAATCGTGGATGAACGAGTACGGTCTTCCCTACTCGGACCAACAGGAGCGTGCGGAGTTCGACGACTCGATGAGCGACCACCTCGCCGACCTGGGGTATCTCTGACTCGGCCGTCGGAATCGGGTCTAGCCGCAGTTCGCCGACGCATAACAAAACACGTTCTCGCCCGCAGTACAGACGATGACGAGTACACATACCGCGTCGTGGACGACGCGAAGCGACGACTGTGCGACTGTCGGCGTGGAGGGATGGACGTGAGCGAGGCCACACGCTCGTCGAGGGAGGCGGACGCGGAGACGGAGACCGAATCCGCGCGCCGGGGTGGCCCGGTGAAGGTGTGGGTCGACCTCGCCAGCCCGAGCCACCCGTTTTTCTTCAAGGCGCTCACCGACACCCTCTCGAACGTCGAGACGGAGGTTACCGTCCGCGAGAAGACGGAAACCGTCCCGCTGGCCGAGGAGGTCGGATTCGACTTCGAGACCGTCGGCAAAGACTACGAGAACCCGACGCTCCGGAAAGTGGGAATCCCCATGCGAACCGCGCAACTGACCGTTAGCGCGCCGAGCGCCGACGTCGCCCTCTCGTCGCGAAACGCGATGTGCATCCTCGCGGCGAAGGCGCGCGGGACGCCTTCGATCCACTTTACCGACAACGACATCTGCGCCTACGTGGACGACCTGAAAGCCGAGGAACTCTACCACCGACTCGAAGCGCAGGCGACGCACAACGTCGTCCCGGAGGCGTTCGAGACGTCGGTTCTCACCGACCGCGGCGCGGACTCCGATAGCGTCCACACCTACGACGGCTACAAAGAGGACGTCTACGTCGCGGAGTTCGAACCGGACCCGACGTTCCCCGACCGACTGCCGTTCGACGGCGAGGAGTTCATCGTCGTCCGCCCGGAAGCGCTCTCCGCGACGTACGTCGACGCGGACGGAAGCATCGTCCCCGACATCCTCGCGGGCGCGGCCGAACGCGGCATCAACGTCGTCTACCTGCCGCGGAGCGGCGACGACGAACAGTTCGCCGACGGCGTCCCCTCCGAGAACGTCTACGTCCCCGAGGAGGCCCTCGACGGCCTCGAACTCGCGTGGCACGCGCGGTGCATGCTCACCGGGTCCGGAACGATGGCGCGGGAGGCCGCGCGCATGGAGACGCCCGCCGTCTCCTTCTTCCCGAGCACGCGCATCTCGGTGGACCAAGCGCTCATCGACGAGGGTGAGATATTCCACTCTCGCGACGCCGAAGAGATTCTCGACTACGTCGAATCGCTCACCGACGACGACGTGACCCCCGACCTGACCCGCGCAAAGCGAGTCCGTCGCGAGGTGGCGGAACTGACCGCGGACCTCGTCAACGAATCTGTCGAGTAAGGACGGCGGCGCGGGGCGAAATCTCCGGTTTTCTGCGGACGCGGTGGGGTCGAAACGAGGGTTCTGTGGGCTTTTTTACCGACTAATCGTGAGGGAGACGGGGCCAACCGTCGGTCCGGGTGAGTTACTCCGGACACGGTGGTGCCGGTCCGCGAGGGGGAACCGAACTGTCGGCGCGCGAACCGAGACACCGGCGAAATCGGAAGTCGGAGCGACGAAACGACGAGGAACCGAGGGTCGGCGGCGCGCGCGGACACGGAGAGGAGAGGAGAGGAGAGGAGAGGAGAGGAGAGGAGAGGAGAGGAGAGGAGAGGAGAATTTACGACCGAGTGACGCGCCGAAGCAAGCGCGACGGGAGCGAGTCAGCGGACCCGTTCGACGCCGGGTCGGCGTGGCGCGCGGCGCGCGAGGGGAGGTCCGAATCGGGGCCGACCGCACCGGCTTCGACCATCGCTTCGAGGGGGTTGTCGTCTATCTCCAACGGGAGGTCGACCCGCCCGCGGCGGCGCGAAGACTCCCACGTGGCGAAGATGAGTTCGTCCGCCGCGAGTGCGTCGCGGCCGTTGAGTTCCGACTCCTCGCCCGTTCGGATCGATTCGACGACTTCCTCGATGGCGCGGGCGGTGTAGAGGGGCGGGTCCAACCGGCCCGCGAGTTCCTCGGACACCTTCGCGAGGAGGAATCGGAGTCCGAGGCGGGGTTTGCTCAGTTGCGGCCGGTAGCGCCCGTCCGTCCCGCTATCTGCCGTCTTCCACTTGCCGCCGTCGCGGCGGTACGAGACGGTGCCGTCGTCGCCGACTTCGACGACGCCGTCGGTGCCGACGAGTCGAACGAGTGCGCCAACGAACTCCTCGCCGCGACCGGTGGAGGCGAGTCCGTAGACGCCGTTTTCGTAGCGCCACTGCGAGACGGCCTGGTTCTCGTTGTGCGCGCCGAACAGTTTGTTCTCGTCCGTGTAGTCTATCTGACCGAGCACCCACTCGACCGACGCGCCGTCGTTGTAGAAGTTCGCGAGGTCGAACCCGTGCGTTCCGTTGTCGTAGAGGTCCTCCTCGTGGAACTCGATTCGCTTCAGTTCGCCGACCGTCCCTTTGTCGAGGAGTCGTTTCGCCTCCCTGTACGGGCGACCGAAGCGCCGTTGATGGTTGATGGTGAGAGAGACGCCCTCGGCGTCGCACACCTCGACCATGCGCCTCGCGTCCGCCCACGTGGTCGCCATCGGCTTCTCGCAGTGGATGGCGCGAACGACGCCGCTTCTGGCCACGTCGACCACGATGTCCGCGTGGACCGCGGGCGGGACACAGACGCTCACCACGTCCGGTTCCGCCTCGGACAGCATCTTCTCGTGGTCCTCGTAGACGCGGTGGTCGGGAACGCCGTACTCCTCGGCGAACGCCTCCGCGTTCTCCGGGACGAGGTCGGCGCACGCGACGATTTCGCAGTCGTCGAGTCGGTCGTACCCCTCTGCGTGACGGTACGCCATCGCGAACCCCTCACCGTCCGGTGCTCCGGTTCCGACGAAACCGATTCGGTAGGTCACGGACGGGAATACGGCGTCCGCCGCGTTGAATATGGACGAGATAACGGGCCGGACGCCGGACGGACGGCGCGAACGCAGCGATCGCTGAAACGGCCGCGTGAGGGCCTGAAACGGCTTAGTAACTGTATTACAATGCTCGCGACGGAGGATTCGCGGGTATGGAGCGTCCACTGCGTCCCGCCTTTCAACTGCACAGCGTCCGAGAGTCCTCGGACAGTCTCCCCGACGTGATTCGGCGCGTCGGTGCCGCGGGGTTCGAGGGAGTCGAGTTCGCAGACCGCTTCCGCGACGCGGACCCCCACGCCGTCGCCGACGCTCTCGACGATTCGAGCGTCGAACCCGTCGCCGCGCACGCCGACCTCTCGACTATCGAATCGGCCGTCGCCGGGGAGAACGACCTGCTCGACCGGTGTGAGACGGTGGGCTGTGACCGCCTCGTCGTCACCCGCGTTCCGGCGTGGGACGTCCGCAGTCGGTGGAACGTCCGCGAACTCTCCTACCGCATCTCGGACCTCGCGCACGAACTCGACGCTCGCGACGTCGACGTCGGCTACCGTAACGGCCGAACCGACCTCTGGCCGTTCCTCCCCGACCGAGTGACGGAGGTTCTCGGGGCGTCCCCGCTTCCGAGGGAA
Proteins encoded in this region:
- a CDS encoding sulfatase-like hydrolase/transferase, with protein sequence MSRDVVWITLESVRQDHSSLGGYDRDTTPFLRSLASRSDAASFTNCFSHDIWTRSSSASILTGLTPSAHRTWSQEDRLVKDVPTVAEAFRDAGYRTACVSPNPQLTEATGLDRGFDHFHYLSKDTLVDEAGIPTMIKYLAGLRRYSAGYTTDTRKHSIGYLDRALTKRHVDAAAEEGTPLFLYTHLGDSHHPYHPPRPYQDAFEDGFDMSLDDALETSMDMSEHIYEHMASGLPFSDDEWNAIHAMYDAEILGVDQTTRRIVEYAESRLDDPIVVVTSDHGELLGESGLLAHMISVEDAVSNVPMVVSGVPGLSGVHDEIVQHADAMQTVLEAAGVDFDLPVGYDLRENDREFAVTQRSGARARGKFAKLAESGDAFDESRYHSDDVTSLRTPEFRYTRSTDGDELFSVPDETDVGDDRPERRAELAEVCESWMNEYGLPYSDQQERAEFDDSMSDHLADLGYL
- a CDS encoding DUF354 domain-containing protein; amino-acid sequence: MDVSEATRSSREADAETETESARRGGPVKVWVDLASPSHPFFFKALTDTLSNVETEVTVREKTETVPLAEEVGFDFETVGKDYENPTLRKVGIPMRTAQLTVSAPSADVALSSRNAMCILAAKARGTPSIHFTDNDICAYVDDLKAEELYHRLEAQATHNVVPEAFETSVLTDRGADSDSVHTYDGYKEDVYVAEFEPDPTFPDRLPFDGEEFIVVRPEALSATYVDADGSIVPDILAGAAERGINVVYLPRSGDDEQFADGVPSENVYVPEEALDGLELAWHARCMLTGSGTMAREAARMETPAVSFFPSTRISVDQALIDEGEIFHSRDAEEILDYVESLTDDDVTPDLTRAKRVRREVAELTADLVNESVE
- a CDS encoding Gfo/Idh/MocA family protein codes for the protein MTYRIGFVGTGAPDGEGFAMAYRHAEGYDRLDDCEIVACADLVPENAEAFAEEYGVPDHRVYEDHEKMLSEAEPDVVSVCVPPAVHADIVVDVARSGVVRAIHCEKPMATTWADARRMVEVCDAEGVSLTINHQRRFGRPYREAKRLLDKGTVGELKRIEFHEEDLYDNGTHGFDLANFYNDGASVEWVLGQIDYTDENKLFGAHNENQAVSQWRYENGVYGLASTGRGEEFVGALVRLVGTDGVVEVGDDGTVSYRRDGGKWKTADSGTDGRYRPQLSKPRLGLRFLLAKVSEELAGRLDPPLYTARAIEEVVESIRTGEESELNGRDALAADELIFATWESSRRRGRVDLPLEIDDNPLEAMVEAGAVGPDSDLPSRAARHADPASNGSADSLPSRLLRRVTRS
- a CDS encoding sugar phosphate isomerase/epimerase family protein, coding for MERPLRPAFQLHSVRESSDSLPDVIRRVGAAGFEGVEFADRFRDADPHAVADALDDSSVEPVAAHADLSTIESAVAGENDLLDRCETVGCDRLVVTRVPAWDVRSRWNVRELSYRISDLAHELDARDVDVGYRNGRTDLWPFLPDRVTEVLGASPLPRELAAYASRGLAEFRRTDRIRIPDDTGFWNLAARTTPDDLFFELDVCEVYAAGFDPAAAFDAVSGRVPTMYLRDVAPTGRFGAYEDVERGTGVVDTGHVLREAYDAGVEWVVYGNETGASPSEKVEDGAALVRQFFAEERSQTVSSAR